One genomic region from Shewanella aestuarii encodes:
- a CDS encoding putative bifunctional diguanylate cyclase/phosphodiesterase, with protein MTPRFKSLTWKQTNLVVFTALFFAIAIFIVEIALVVVTTKQQLHGSQQELLDSVEQTTTNAVWALDDKLAQQTLEGIIKVDNVGSAVLELDDGSLFVFVSSEGEDFSDNYITLSNKLFGELKEISRPLYRPFYFEGSKNQQLIGTLTIFYDTQKLTTQLFNQLQLSFIATLARALLLTLVLTVVFHRFLTQPIARISEAIDKIDPDTPDENLLPMSAAHKDDELGLVTSKFNQILLQFSQTQNKLRKMATRDPLTGLPNRTLLLETLNVTIQRARVHKRNFALLFIDLDRFKNVNDSLGHALGDQFLARIARILERVVGDKGSVARLGGDEFVVLADDIESPDQAADFVDKLLIQLNTPLQLNEHTIHPAASIGISIYPDDGVSAEDLIRHADIAMYSAKAAGSNQWSFFKEQMTERAAVRLRTEASLHDALKNNEFLLYLQPKLDISTNKVIGCEALIRWKKDGRLISPMSFIPVAEETGIIIPIGRWVIEQSCKILRDWQKKYNFALPIAVNVASQQFADPSLVPDIKQMALRYQVRPELLEIEITETSLMNDIELAISKLEQLKSAGFGIAVDDFGTGYSSLSYLRHLPITTMKIDRAFVSDLPNDSAIASTILMLGQQLNLSIVAEGIENQDQLDWLRDHNCPIGQGFFYSQPLPLEEFEMKYLASKNALISHI; from the coding sequence ATGACCCCAAGATTTAAGTCATTGACTTGGAAACAAACAAATCTTGTAGTATTTACTGCACTATTTTTTGCTATCGCCATATTTATTGTTGAAATTGCCCTTGTCGTCGTCACCACCAAACAACAACTTCATGGCTCACAACAAGAGCTTCTCGATTCCGTCGAACAAACAACAACAAATGCAGTTTGGGCATTAGATGACAAACTTGCACAACAAACACTTGAAGGCATTATTAAAGTCGATAATGTCGGCTCTGCAGTACTTGAGTTAGACGATGGATCGTTATTTGTCTTTGTTTCGAGCGAAGGAGAAGACTTTTCTGATAATTACATCACCCTCAGCAATAAGCTTTTTGGTGAGCTTAAAGAAATATCTCGACCTTTGTACCGTCCCTTTTATTTTGAAGGTAGCAAAAATCAGCAGTTAATCGGAACGTTAACCATATTTTATGATACCCAAAAACTAACAACCCAATTGTTTAATCAATTGCAATTAAGTTTTATAGCAACACTAGCAAGAGCATTACTACTCACCTTGGTATTAACCGTCGTTTTCCATCGATTTTTGACCCAACCGATAGCGAGGATCAGCGAGGCTATCGATAAAATTGATCCAGACACGCCAGATGAAAACCTATTGCCTATGTCTGCTGCACACAAGGATGACGAGCTAGGTTTAGTAACAAGCAAATTTAACCAAATCTTGCTGCAATTTAGTCAAACACAAAACAAACTTAGAAAAATGGCCACCCGCGATCCATTAACTGGGTTGCCTAATCGCACCTTGTTACTTGAAACGCTAAACGTGACCATTCAAAGAGCGCGAGTTCATAAACGTAATTTTGCACTGCTATTTATTGATTTAGATCGCTTCAAAAACGTAAATGACTCTCTCGGCCATGCACTAGGCGATCAATTTCTTGCTCGTATAGCGCGTATTCTTGAACGCGTTGTCGGTGATAAAGGCAGCGTTGCAAGACTGGGCGGAGATGAGTTTGTGGTATTAGCTGATGATATAGAGAGTCCAGATCAAGCTGCCGACTTTGTCGACAAACTGCTAATTCAGTTGAATACACCACTGCAATTAAATGAACACACCATTCACCCAGCTGCCTCAATTGGTATTTCAATTTATCCTGATGATGGCGTCAGCGCTGAAGATTTAATTCGACATGCAGATATTGCCATGTACAGTGCCAAAGCGGCTGGTTCAAACCAATGGTCATTCTTTAAAGAGCAGATGACAGAGCGAGCAGCGGTGAGATTACGTACTGAAGCCTCATTACATGATGCATTAAAAAACAATGAGTTTTTACTTTATTTGCAACCCAAATTAGATATTAGCACCAATAAAGTTATTGGCTGTGAAGCACTCATTCGTTGGAAAAAAGATGGCCGATTGATAAGTCCAATGTCATTTATTCCAGTGGCGGAAGAGACAGGTATTATCATTCCAATTGGTCGCTGGGTAATTGAGCAAAGCTGTAAAATATTACGAGACTGGCAGAAAAAATATAATTTCGCCCTGCCTATTGCAGTCAATGTTGCCTCACAACAATTTGCAGATCCAAGCTTAGTACCCGATATCAAACAGATGGCGCTACGTTATCAAGTTAGACCAGAACTACTTGAAATTGAAATAACAGAAACTTCTTTGATGAATGATATTGAACTTGCCATCAGTAAGCTTGAGCAACTTAAATCGGCAGGGTTTGGTATTGCTGTTGATGATTTTGGTACTGGCTATTCTTCTTTATCTTATTTACGCCATTTACCGATTACCACGATGAAAATTGATCGTGCTTTTGTTAGCGATCTTCCCAATGACAGTGCGATTGCATCCACCATTTTGATGCTAGGACAACAATTAAACTTATCGATTGTCGCTGAAGGCATTGAAAATCAAGATCAACTAGATTGGCTACGTGATCATAATTGCCCTATTGGACAAGGTTTCTTCTATAGTCAGCCTTTACCATTAGAAGAGTTTGAAATGAAATATCTTGCCAGTAAAAATGCGCTAATTAGTCACATTTAA
- the pnp gene encoding polyribonucleotide nucleotidyltransferase translates to MNPIVKSFEYGQHTVTLETGVIARQADAAVLASMGDTTVLVTVVGKKVADLSRDFFPLTVNYQEKTYAAGKIPGGFFKREGRPSEDETLIARLIDRPIRPLFPNGFKNEVQVIITVVSVEPQIEPDIISMIGTSAALAISGIPFNGPLGAARVGYINGEYLLNPSVDQVAQSDLDLVVAGTQSAVLMVESEAKSLAEEIMLGAVTYGHEQQQVVIDAIAEFKAEAGKPIWDWTAPVQDQDLVAKIKDLAEVGMTEAYQIEVKQDRYAQVGVVKAAAKAALVAENPDVDQREVDNLLGSLEKNIVRSRILSGKPRIDGREPDMIRALSVLAGVLPRTHGSSLFTRGETQALVTCTLGTERDAQKIDSIMGERTNRFMLHYNFPPYSVGETGMVGSPKRREIGHGKLAWRGINAVMPSAEEFPYSIRVVSEITESNGSSSMASVCGTSLALMDAGVPIKSSVAGIAMGLVKEGDDFVVLSDILGDEDHLGDMDFKVAGTRDGITALQMDIKIEGITKEIMDIALQQAYGARVHILNVMDQAIGSHRDDISDHAPRITTIKINPEKIRDVIGKGGATIRALTEETGTTIELDDDGTVKIASSNGEATKEAIRRIEEITAEVEVGRVYKGKVIRIVDFGAFVNILPGKDGLVHISQISEERVANVSDHLEMNQEVEVKVMEVDRQGRVRLSIKEAQTKEAAE, encoded by the coding sequence GTGAATCCTATCGTAAAGAGTTTTGAGTATGGTCAACATACAGTCACCTTAGAAACAGGTGTTATTGCACGTCAAGCTGATGCAGCGGTATTAGCAAGCATGGGTGATACAACTGTCCTTGTCACTGTTGTTGGTAAAAAGGTTGCGGATTTAAGCCGTGATTTCTTCCCATTGACAGTTAACTATCAAGAGAAAACATACGCAGCGGGTAAGATCCCTGGCGGTTTCTTTAAGCGTGAAGGTCGTCCATCAGAAGATGAAACTTTGATTGCACGTCTTATTGACCGTCCTATTCGTCCTTTATTTCCTAACGGTTTTAAAAATGAAGTACAGGTTATCATTACTGTAGTATCCGTTGAACCACAAATTGAGCCTGACATTATCTCAATGATTGGTACTTCTGCTGCACTTGCGATATCTGGTATTCCATTTAATGGCCCACTAGGTGCTGCACGTGTTGGTTATATCAATGGTGAATACTTACTTAACCCTTCAGTCGATCAGGTTGCTCAAAGCGACTTGGATCTGGTTGTAGCGGGTACGCAAAGTGCGGTATTGATGGTTGAATCTGAAGCGAAATCACTTGCCGAAGAAATCATGTTAGGTGCTGTAACTTATGGTCATGAGCAACAGCAAGTTGTTATTGATGCTATTGCTGAATTTAAAGCGGAAGCTGGTAAACCAATTTGGGATTGGACTGCACCAGTTCAAGACCAAGACTTAGTAGCTAAAATTAAAGATTTAGCTGAAGTTGGTATGACAGAAGCTTATCAAATTGAAGTTAAGCAAGATCGTTATGCGCAAGTTGGTGTTGTTAAAGCCGCTGCTAAAGCTGCACTTGTAGCCGAGAATCCTGATGTTGATCAACGTGAAGTTGATAACTTACTTGGTAGCTTAGAGAAAAATATTGTTCGCAGTCGTATCCTTAGTGGCAAGCCACGTATCGACGGTCGTGAACCTGATATGATCCGCGCATTAAGCGTGCTAGCTGGTGTACTTCCACGTACTCACGGTAGCTCATTGTTTACACGTGGTGAAACGCAAGCATTGGTAACATGTACTCTAGGTACAGAGCGTGATGCACAAAAAATTGATAGCATCATGGGCGAGCGTACTAATCGCTTTATGCTTCACTATAACTTCCCTCCTTACTCGGTGGGTGAAACGGGTATGGTGGGTTCTCCTAAGCGTCGTGAAATTGGTCACGGTAAGTTAGCGTGGCGTGGTATCAATGCTGTGATGCCTTCTGCTGAAGAATTCCCATATAGCATCCGTGTGGTTTCAGAAATTACTGAATCTAACGGTTCAAGCTCTATGGCTTCTGTTTGTGGGACTTCATTAGCATTGATGGATGCCGGTGTACCTATTAAGTCTTCTGTTGCTGGTATCGCTATGGGTCTAGTGAAAGAAGGCGATGACTTTGTTGTTCTTTCTGACATTCTAGGTGATGAAGATCACTTAGGTGACATGGACTTTAAAGTCGCTGGTACTCGTGATGGTATTACAGCTTTACAGATGGATATCAAGATTGAAGGTATTACTAAAGAAATCATGGACATTGCTTTACAGCAAGCTTACGGTGCTCGTGTTCATATTCTTAATGTAATGGATCAAGCTATTGGTTCACATCGTGATGATATCTCTGATCATGCGCCGCGTATCACAACGATCAAGATTAATCCTGAGAAAATCCGTGATGTTATTGGTAAAGGTGGTGCAACGATTCGTGCACTTACTGAAGAAACCGGTACAACGATTGAGTTAGATGATGATGGTACAGTGAAAATTGCATCTTCAAATGGCGAAGCAACCAAAGAAGCTATTCGTCGTATTGAAGAAATCACTGCTGAAGTTGAAGTAGGTCGTGTTTATAAAGGTAAGGTTATTCGTATCGTTGACTTTGGTGCCTTCGTTAATATCCTTCCTGGTAAAGATGGTTTAGTCCACATTTCACAAATTAGTGAAGAGCGTGTCGCTAACGTTTCTGATCATCTTGAAATGAACCAAGAAGTAGAAGTTAAAGTGATGGAAGTTGACCGTCAGGGGCGCGTTAGACTTTCTATCAAAGAAGCACAAACTAAAGAAGCAGCTGAATAA
- the nlpI gene encoding lipoprotein NlpI, which produces MEFKLRTTFVAIVAGASLLLTGCATTSGSASDPASGQIVVAPVMPDYKLEVTLAKLNEILATMELTDEQRARFHYDRGVIYDSVGLRLLGRIDFHQALKLQPNLADAYNFLGIYYTQEGEFESAYEAFDGVLELSPEYDYAFLNRGIALYYGERYELAVKDMQEFYRRDPSDGYRVLWLYLMSSHIDNQNALKTLSMQRTQLEDSAWSSMLIDFYLGKISKEQLFSAAKVGLSQPKEYAERLCEAYFYMAKRADELGQYQDAANYYRLTLATNIYDFVEHRYARIELAKIKHILEQPPQS; this is translated from the coding sequence ATGGAATTCAAATTACGCACCACGTTTGTTGCGATAGTTGCAGGTGCTAGCTTGTTATTAACCGGTTGTGCAACAACCTCTGGTTCAGCTAGTGATCCTGCTTCTGGGCAAATAGTGGTTGCTCCAGTTATGCCTGATTATAAATTAGAAGTTACTCTGGCTAAATTAAATGAAATTTTAGCCACCATGGAGCTCACTGACGAACAACGAGCACGCTTTCATTATGACCGTGGTGTGATTTATGACAGCGTTGGGTTACGCTTACTGGGCCGAATTGATTTTCATCAAGCATTAAAACTTCAACCTAACTTGGCTGATGCTTATAATTTTTTAGGCATTTATTATACACAAGAAGGTGAATTTGAAAGTGCTTACGAGGCTTTCGATGGTGTGCTTGAGCTTTCCCCTGAATATGATTATGCCTTTCTTAACCGTGGTATCGCTTTATATTATGGTGAGCGATATGAGCTTGCAGTGAAAGATATGCAAGAATTCTATCGACGTGATCCAAGTGATGGCTACCGTGTTTTGTGGTTATATTTAATGTCATCCCACATTGATAATCAAAATGCGTTGAAGACGCTTAGCATGCAGCGCACTCAACTAGAAGACAGTGCATGGTCGAGCATGTTAATTGATTTTTACCTTGGTAAAATATCGAAAGAGCAACTATTTTCAGCGGCCAAAGTGGGGTTAAGTCAACCTAAAGAGTATGCTGAAAGATTGTGTGAAGCTTATTTTTATATGGCTAAACGTGCCGATGAGTTAGGACAATATCAAGATGCTGCTAATTATTATCGTCTAACCTTAGCAACTAACATTTATGATTTTGTTGAACATCGCTATGCAAGGATTGAGCTTGCAAAAATAAAACATATCCTAGAGCAGCCACCACAAAGCTAA
- the prfC gene encoding peptide chain release factor 3 — protein MSGINVEVDKRRTFAIISHPDAGKTTITEKVLLFGQAIQTAGTVKGRGSKQHAKSDWMEMEKDRGISITTSVMQFPYRDCLVNLLDTPGHEDFSEDTYRTLTAVDSCLMVIDAAKGVEDRTRKLMEVTRLRDTPIITFMNKCDRDIRDPMEVMDEVETELKIACAPITWPIGCGKSFKGVYHIHRDETILYQSGQGHTIQEVRIVKGLNNPELDAEIGGELAELLREELELVVGASHEFDLDAFLKGQLSPVYFGTALGNFGVDHMLDGLTEWAPKPQPRATEVREITALDSNFSGFIFKIQANMDPKHRDRVAFMRVVSGKYEKGMKMHHVRIGKDVRISDALTFVAGDREQVEEAYPGDIIGLHNHGTIQIGDTFSQGEKFKFTGIPNFAPEMFRRIRLKDPLKQKQLLKGLVQLSEEGAVQVFRPIDSNDLIVGAVGVLQFEVVVGRLKSEYNVEAIYEGISVSTARWVYCKDERKLEEFRRKCSSNLALDGGDNLTYIAPTMVNLNLAMERYPDVEFAKTREN, from the coding sequence ATGTCAGGCATTAATGTAGAGGTCGATAAGCGTCGTACCTTCGCAATCATTTCGCACCCCGATGCGGGTAAGACAACAATTACAGAAAAAGTATTGTTATTCGGTCAAGCTATTCAAACAGCAGGTACTGTAAAGGGTCGTGGCTCTAAGCAACATGCCAAATCTGACTGGATGGAAATGGAAAAAGATCGTGGTATTTCCATTACCACTTCGGTTATGCAATTCCCCTATCGCGATTGCCTCGTTAACTTACTTGATACACCCGGTCACGAAGACTTTTCAGAAGATACTTATCGTACCTTAACTGCCGTGGACTCATGCCTTATGGTGATTGACGCCGCTAAAGGTGTTGAGGATCGTACGCGTAAGTTAATGGAAGTTACCCGGTTGCGTGATACACCTATTATTACTTTCATGAATAAATGTGACCGTGATATTCGTGATCCGATGGAAGTGATGGATGAAGTTGAAACCGAGCTTAAAATTGCTTGTGCACCTATCACTTGGCCAATCGGTTGTGGTAAGTCATTTAAAGGTGTTTATCATATTCATCGTGACGAAACGATTTTGTATCAATCAGGTCAAGGTCACACTATTCAAGAAGTGCGAATTGTTAAAGGGTTAAACAACCCAGAACTTGATGCAGAGATCGGTGGTGAGCTAGCTGAATTATTGCGTGAAGAGCTTGAGCTCGTCGTTGGTGCGTCACACGAGTTTGATTTGGATGCTTTTTTAAAAGGCCAACTATCACCTGTTTATTTTGGTACTGCATTAGGTAACTTTGGTGTCGACCATATGTTAGATGGGTTGACTGAATGGGCACCTAAGCCACAACCTCGTGCAACTGAAGTGCGTGAAATCACTGCTCTTGACAGTAACTTTTCAGGGTTTATATTCAAAATTCAAGCGAATATGGATCCAAAACATCGAGACCGTGTCGCCTTTATGCGAGTGGTTTCAGGAAAATACGAAAAGGGCATGAAAATGCACCATGTTCGTATCGGTAAAGATGTGCGTATTTCTGATGCTTTGACTTTTGTCGCCGGCGATCGTGAGCAAGTTGAAGAAGCTTACCCGGGTGATATCATTGGTCTACATAACCATGGCACAATTCAAATTGGTGATACTTTTTCTCAAGGTGAAAAGTTTAAGTTTACCGGCATTCCAAACTTTGCCCCTGAAATGTTCCGTCGTATCCGTTTAAAAGATCCGCTGAAACAAAAGCAGCTACTCAAAGGTCTTGTACAGTTATCTGAAGAGGGAGCTGTACAGGTATTTAGACCTATAGATTCCAATGATTTGATTGTTGGGGCGGTTGGTGTGCTCCAGTTTGAGGTTGTTGTTGGTCGTCTTAAAAGTGAATACAATGTTGAAGCAATATATGAAGGCATTAGTGTTTCAACCGCGCGTTGGGTTTATTGTAAAGATGAGCGTAAATTAGAAGAGTTTCGTCGTAAGTGCAGCTCCAATTTGGCTTTAGATGGTGGTGATAATTTAACCTACATTGCACCGACCATGGTTAATTTGAACTTAGCGATGGAACGTTATCCAGATGTCGAATTTGCCAAAACCCGTGAGAATTAA
- a CDS encoding TatD family hydrolase: MFESHAHLDFPEFDGVREQLFADMAQAGITHALIPGVSPVYWQRQLAVAKQYDCYFALGIHPWYIPEDIENSIKLLEQQIIENIQNSHFVAIGECGLDKLHTSFDSQLFLLEKQLRLAQKYNLPVILHAVKCHSELINLLKKYPNKRGGIIHGFYASTEIALQYINLGYKLGIGGLILNSQAKKLHQVVAHIGTEHLLIETDSPSMAPFKSAQKINSPLILPLIIKKLAILNKKTTVSILEQLNKNILQLFEL, translated from the coding sequence ATTTTTGAAAGTCATGCTCATCTTGATTTTCCTGAATTTGATGGAGTTCGTGAGCAGTTATTTGCAGATATGGCTCAGGCTGGCATTACGCATGCTTTAATCCCGGGTGTTAGCCCGGTTTATTGGCAACGGCAGTTGGCAGTAGCAAAACAATATGACTGTTATTTTGCTCTTGGTATTCACCCCTGGTATATCCCTGAAGATATTGAAAATTCGATAAAGTTACTCGAGCAGCAAATTATTGAAAATATCCAAAATAGTCATTTTGTGGCAATTGGTGAGTGTGGATTAGATAAATTACATACTTCATTTGATAGCCAATTGTTTTTACTAGAAAAACAATTGAGGTTAGCACAAAAGTACAATTTGCCGGTGATTTTACATGCCGTTAAATGTCATTCAGAATTAATAAACTTATTAAAGAAGTACCCTAATAAGCGAGGTGGGATCATTCATGGATTCTATGCCAGTACCGAGATTGCCCTGCAATATATCAACCTAGGTTATAAGTTAGGCATAGGAGGTCTGATACTCAACTCTCAAGCTAAAAAGTTACATCAGGTTGTTGCTCACATTGGTACAGAACATTTGCTGATAGAAACGGATTCACCGAGTATGGCGCCCTTTAAATCAGCGCAAAAAATAAATTCCCCACTAATTTTACCTCTAATCATAAAAAAATTAGCAATTTTGAACAAAAAAACAACTGTTTCTATATTAGAACAGCTTAATAAAAACATTTTGCAACTGTTTGAGCTTTAA
- a CDS encoding NupC/NupG family nucleoside CNT transporter: protein MDIVMSLVGVVTILAIGFLLSTNKKAINVRTVGGALAIQAFFAGFVLYVPIGQQVLGGVSQAVADVIGYSQAGINFLFGGLGTDAMFANGVGFVFAVRVLPVIIFFSSLIAVLYYLGIMQMVIKFIGGGLQKALGTSRTESMSATANIFVGQTEAPLVVRPFIPTMTNSELFAIMVGGLASIAGAVLAGYAGMGVKIEYLVAASFMAAPGGLMMAKLMHPETEETNNDMTDLPEDTDKPANVIDAAAAGASSGMHLALNVGAMLLAFVGLIAMINGMLGGIGGWFGFEGLSLELILGYVFMPLAFLIGVPWNEAMVAGSFIGQKIVVNEFVAYLNFAPYLKDIADGGMLVEATGQAMTDRTKAIISFALCGFANLSSIAILLGGLGAMAPNRRHDLAKLGVRAVIAASLANLMSATLAGLFLAI, encoded by the coding sequence ATGGATATAGTTATGAGTCTAGTTGGGGTGGTCACCATACTAGCGATAGGTTTTTTACTGTCGACAAACAAAAAAGCTATTAATGTTCGTACTGTAGGTGGCGCTTTAGCTATTCAAGCGTTTTTTGCGGGTTTTGTATTATATGTACCAATTGGTCAGCAAGTTCTTGGTGGTGTTTCACAAGCTGTTGCTGATGTTATTGGTTATTCACAAGCGGGTATCAACTTTCTATTTGGTGGTTTAGGTACTGACGCTATGTTTGCTAACGGTGTTGGATTCGTATTCGCTGTACGTGTTCTTCCTGTTATCATTTTCTTCTCTTCTTTAATCGCTGTACTTTACTACCTTGGCATCATGCAAATGGTAATCAAGTTCATCGGTGGTGGATTACAAAAAGCTTTAGGCACTAGCCGTACTGAGTCAATGTCTGCAACAGCAAACATTTTCGTTGGTCAAACTGAAGCGCCGCTGGTTGTACGTCCTTTCATTCCTACAATGACTAACTCTGAACTATTCGCCATCATGGTGGGTGGTCTAGCTTCTATCGCTGGTGCGGTATTGGCTGGTTATGCAGGTATGGGCGTTAAGATTGAATACCTAGTTGCAGCATCATTTATGGCGGCACCAGGTGGCTTAATGATGGCGAAGTTAATGCACCCAGAAACTGAAGAAACCAATAACGATATGACTGACTTACCAGAAGATACTGATAAGCCTGCCAACGTTATCGATGCAGCAGCCGCTGGTGCTTCTTCTGGTATGCATTTAGCGTTAAACGTTGGCGCAATGCTTTTAGCGTTCGTTGGTTTAATTGCAATGATTAACGGCATGCTAGGTGGTATTGGTGGTTGGTTTGGTTTTGAAGGTCTATCTTTAGAACTTATTCTTGGCTACGTGTTCATGCCTTTAGCTTTCCTTATTGGTGTACCTTGGAATGAAGCTATGGTTGCTGGTTCTTTCATTGGTCAAAAAATCGTTGTAAACGAATTTGTGGCTTACTTGAACTTTGCTCCTTACTTAAAAGATATTGCCGATGGCGGTATGTTGGTTGAAGCAACGGGTCAAGCAATGACTGACCGTACAAAAGCGATTATCTCTTTCGCATTGTGTGGTTTTGCTAACTTATCTTCAATTGCAATTTTATTAGGCGGCTTAGGTGCTATGGCGCCAAATCGTCGTCACGACCTTGCTAAGCTTGGTGTTCGTGCGGTTATTGCTGCTTCATTAGCTAACTTAATGAGTGCAACTTTAGCGGGTTTATTCTTAGCTATCTAA
- a CDS encoding outer membrane protein OmpK codes for MKNVKTLALAVTAVSAMTVGTVQAEQYYGFANVSVNYLDWSDGTEDRSRDIQNGFGAKSDFVYLEIEGGAGYDWGDVYGFIDFENPTKMDWSGDQDDGSKAFRIAAKGSVAINIGETNWNAYGHIYSLTDSSGFYEQNVVLGVSYDINTDFGLWVKPFVGAHFAHNSAIGAGFNGGMAGWVLGYNFKLGGQDLMITNWNEIEFARADEYRGFCTSETCTGPGDDDFQNTNGKSWGLNGAVALWWNATSDVTFGIQYRYAEQKLGTAAYQNAMIFSAKYNF; via the coding sequence ATGAAAAATGTTAAAACTTTAGCTTTAGCTGTAACTGCAGTTTCTGCAATGACAGTTGGTACTGTTCAAGCAGAACAATATTATGGTTTTGCAAATGTTTCTGTAAATTATTTAGACTGGAGCGATGGTACTGAAGACCGTTCTCGTGATATTCAAAATGGTTTTGGTGCTAAATCTGATTTTGTTTATTTAGAAATCGAAGGCGGTGCAGGTTACGATTGGGGTGATGTATACGGTTTCATTGATTTCGAAAATCCAACTAAAATGGATTGGAGCGGAGATCAAGATGACGGTAGTAAAGCTTTCCGTATTGCAGCTAAAGGTAGTGTGGCAATCAATATTGGTGAAACCAATTGGAATGCCTACGGTCACATTTATAGCTTGACTGACTCTTCTGGTTTCTATGAGCAAAACGTAGTTTTAGGTGTTAGCTATGACATTAACACTGACTTTGGTTTATGGGTTAAGCCTTTTGTTGGTGCTCATTTTGCTCATAACAGTGCCATTGGTGCAGGTTTCAACGGTGGTATGGCTGGTTGGGTACTTGGCTATAACTTTAAGTTGGGTGGACAAGATCTTATGATCACTAACTGGAATGAAATTGAGTTTGCTCGTGCAGATGAATACCGTGGTTTTTGTACTAGCGAAACATGTACAGGCCCAGGAGATGACGACTTCCAAAACACTAATGGTAAGAGCTGGGGCCTAAACGGTGCAGTAGCTTTATGGTGGAATGCCACTAGTGATGTAACCTTCGGTATCCAATACCGCTATGCAGAACAAAAACTAGGTACTGCAGCTTATCAAAATGCTATGATTTTCTCTGCGAAGTATAACTTCTAA